A genomic stretch from Microcebus murinus isolate Inina chromosome 11, M.murinus_Inina_mat1.0, whole genome shotgun sequence includes:
- the LRRC70 gene encoding leucine-rich repeat-containing protein 70, giving the protein MNRKTKNRAMCGLQFSLPSLRLFLLFTCCLVLLFHKEILGCSSVCQLCTGRHINCRNLGLSSIPQNFPESTVFLYLTGNNISHVNESELTGLHSLVALYLDNSSIVYVYPKAFVQLKHLYFLYLNNNFMKRLDPGTFKGLSNLRNLYLQSNQVSFVPRGVFNDLVSVQYLNLQRNRLTVIGGGTFVGMVSLRILDLSNNKILRISDSGFQHLGNLACLYLEGNNLTKIPSNAFEVLKSLKRLSLSHNCIEAIQPFAFKGLVKLEYLFLKNSRIKNVTRGGFNGINNLKHLILSHNNLENLNSDTFSLLKNLIYLKLDRNRIISIDNDTFENMGGSLKILNLSFNNLTDLHPRVLKPLSSLIHLQANSNPWECNCRLLGLRDWLASSAITLNIHCQNPPSMRGRALRYIKRTDITNCVTSSTNVSRAWAIVKSLHIHHKTTALMMAWHKVTTNGNHLEHTETESVTLWERIRTSPASRFFQENTFGNPLETTAVLPVQIQLTSSVNLNLEKNSALPIDAASVSGKASLICTQEVEKLNEAFDILLAFFILACVLIIFLIYKVVRFKQKLKTPGNSGENRLEYYSFYQSARYNVTASICNASPSPGLEQIQLHKKIVPESEAQVILFEHSAL; this is encoded by the coding sequence ATGAACAGAAAAACCAAGAACAGGGCTATGTGTGGATTACAGTTTTCTCTGCCTTCCCTACGACTGTTTCTACTTTTTACGTGTTGTCTTGTATTATTATTCCATAAAGAGATACTTGGATGTTCGTCTGTTTGTCAGCTCTGCACTGGGAGACATATTAACTGCCGTAACTTAGGCCTTTCAAGTATTCCTCAGAATTTTCCTGAAAGTACAGTTTTTCTGTATCTGACTGGAAATAATATATCTCATGTAAATGAAAGTGAATTAACAGGACTTCACTCTCTTGTAGCACTGTATTTGGATAATTCTAgcattgtatatgtatatccaAAAGCTTTTGTTCAGTTGAAGCATCTCTATTTCCTAtatctaaataataattttatgaaacGCTTAGATCCTGGAACATTTAAGGGACTTTCAAATCTTCGTAATTTATATTTACAGTCCAATCAGGTATCTTTTGTTCCAAGAGGAGTATTTAATGATCTAGTTTCAGTTCAGTACTTAAATCTACAAAGAAATCGCCTTACTGTCATTGGGGGTGGTACCTTTGTTGGTATGGTTTCTCTTCGGATACTTGATTTATCAAACaataaaattttgagaatttCAGACTCAGGCTTTCAACATCTTGGAAACCTTGCATGTTTGTATCTGGAAggtaataatttaacaaaaataccatCAAATGCTTTTGAAGTACTTAAGAGTCTTAAAAGACTTTCTTTGTCTCATAACTGTATTGAAGCAATACAGCCTTTTGCATTTAAAGGACTTGTCAAGTTGGAATATCTCTTCCTGAAAAATTCaagaattaaaaatgttactAGGGGTGGGTTTAATGGAATTAATAACCTTAAACATTTGATCTTAAGtcataataatttagaaaatttaaattctgaCACATTTAGTTTGTTAAAGAATTTAATTTACCTGAAGTTAGATAGAAACAGAATAATAAGCATTGATAATGATACATTTGAAAACATGGGAGGGTCTTTGAAGATCCTTAATCTGTCATTTAATAATCTTACAGACTTACATCCAAGGGTCCTTAAGCCATTGTCTTCATTGATTCATCTTCAGGCAAATTCTAATCCATGGGAATGTAACTGCAGACTTTTGGGCCTTCGAGACTGGCTAGCATCTTCAGCCATTACTTTAAACATCCATTGCCAGAATCCCCCATCCATGCGAGGCAGAGCATTACGTTATATTAAGAGGACTGATATTACAAATTGTGTTACATCTTCGACAAATGTTTCCAGAGCTTGGGCTATTGTAAAATCTCTTCATATTCATCACAAGACTACTGCGCTAATGATGGCCTGGCATAAAGTGACCACAAATGGGAACCATTTGGAACATACTGAGACTGAGAGTGTTACACTCTGGGAACGAATTCGTACTTCACCTGCCAGTAGATTTTTTCAAGAGAATACTTTTGGTAATCCATTAGAGACTACTGCAGTGTTACCTGTACAAATACAACTTACTTCTTCTGTTAACTTGAACTTGGAAAAGAACAGTGCTCTACCAATTGATGCTGCATCAGTGTCAGGGAAAGCATCTCTAATTTGTACACAAGAAGTTGAGAAGTTGAATGAGGCTTTTGACATTTTGCTAGCCTTTTTCATCTTAGCTtgtgttttaatcatttttttgatCTACAAAGTTGTTCGatttaaacaaaaactaaagacACCAGGAAACTCAGGGGAAAATAGACTTGAATATTACAGTTTTTATCAGTCAGCAAGGTATAATGTCACTGCCTCAATTTGTAACGCCTCCCCAAGCCCTGGTTTGGAGCAGATTCAACTTCATAAAAAAATTGTTCCTGAAAGTGAGGCACAGGTCATTCTTTTTGAACATTCTGCTTTATAA